The Mustela erminea isolate mMusErm1 chromosome 6, mMusErm1.Pri, whole genome shotgun sequence genome includes a region encoding these proteins:
- the LOC116592451 gene encoding olfactory receptor 6C74-like, with the protein MGNHTQAIVFILAGLTDDPQLKVVLFVFLLLTYLLSVTGNLTIITLTLVDIHLKTPMYFFLRNFSFLEISYTTTCIPKLLVTMATGDKTISFNCCATQVFFAFLLGASEFYLLAAMSYDRYVAICKPLHYTTIMNSKVCIQLLFCCWLAGFFTIFVPLLLGVNLDFCASKIIDHFYCDTTPLMQISCSDTQLIETMGFISASMTLVVTLVMVIISYTFIVLTILKFPSTNQKKKAFSTCSSHMIVISLSYGSCIFMYVKPSVKQRISFSKGIAVLNTSVAPLLNPFIYTLRNQQVKKAFLNMIHKIVSFSSK; encoded by the coding sequence ATGGGAAACCACACACAAGCGATAGTGTTTATCCTGGCAGGTTTGACTGATGACCCACAATTGAAAGttgtgttatttgtctttctgcttctcaCCTACTTGTTGAGTGTCACTGGCAATCTGACCATCATCACACTTACCCTGGTGGATATTCACCTCAAGACccccatgtattttttccttcgGAATTTTTCCTTCCTAGAAATTTCTTATACTACTACATGCATCCCTAAATTGTTGGTTACTATGGCAACTGGAGACAAAACCATTTCCTTTAATTGTTGTGCAACTCAAGTgttttttgccttccttcttggTGCATCTGAATTTTACTTGCTGGCTGCTAtgtcctatgaccgctatgtTGCCATCTGTAAGCCTCTGCATTACACAACCATCATGAACAGTAAAGTCTGCATTCAACTTCTCTTCTGTTGTTGGCTTGCTGGATTCTTTACCATCTTTGTACCTCTCCTCCTTGGTGTAAATCTTGACTTTTGTGCCTCCAAAATTATTGACCATTTCTACTGTGATACAACTCCCCTCATGCAGATCTCCTGCTCAGACACACAGCTCATTGAAACCATGGGATTCATTTCTGCGTCAATGACACTCGTGGTCACGTTGGTAATGGTGATAATATCATACACCTTTATTGTGTTAACAATTCTAAAATTCCCTTCAactaatcagaagaaaaaagCTTTTTCAACATGTTCTTCTCACATGATTGTGATATCCCTTTCTTATGGCAGCTGCATCTTCATGTATGTTAAACCATCAGTCAAAcaaagaatatctttttccaAGGGAATTGCAGTGCTCAACACTTCCGTGGCTCCACTTTTGAATCCTTTCATCTATACTTTGCGGAACCAGCAGGTGAAAAAAGCCTTCTTGAACATGATACACAAGATCGTTTCCTTCTCAAGCAAATGA
- the LOC116593570 gene encoding LOW QUALITY PROTEIN: olfactory receptor 6C6-like (The sequence of the model RefSeq protein was modified relative to this genomic sequence to represent the inferred CDS: inserted 1 base in 1 codon; substituted 1 base at 1 genomic stop codon), protein MKNQSMEIEFILLGLTDDPLLQIVIFMFLFLNYTLSLMGNLIIILLTLLDPHLKTPMYSFLHNFSFLEIIFTAVCIPRYLITIVTREKTISYNNCAAQLFFILLLGVTVFYLLAAMSYDRCVAICKPLHYPVIMNSIVCYWLVLSSWLTRFLIIFPPMLMGLKLNFCASKIXDHFMCETSPILQISCPDTHVLELMSFIFAVVTLVVTLVLVILSYTCIMNTIMQFPSAXQRTKAFSTCTSHMIVVSMTYGSCIFVYIKPSAKERVTISKGIALLYSSLAPLLNPFIYTLRNQQVKEIFWDMLQKMCFSKAIVMNLQITALL, encoded by the exons atgaaaaaccaaTCAATGGAAATAGAGTTCATTCTCCTGGGACTGACAGATGATCCACTATTGCAAATTGTgattttcatgtttctctttcttaattaCACATTGAGCCTGATGGGGAACTTAATCATTATCCTCCTCACCCTGCTAGATCCTCACCTCAAGACACCAATGTATTCCTTTCTCCATAACTTCTCTTTTTTAGAAATCATATTCACAGCAGTATGTATTCCCAGATACTTGATAACCATCGTGACTAGAGAAAAAACCATCTCATATAATAATTGTGCAGCTcaattgttttttattcttttactggGAGTTACGGTGTTTTACCTTCTGGCTGCTATGTCCTATGACCGCTGTGTTGCCATCTGTAAACCCTTGCATTATCCAGTCATTATGAACAGCATAGTGTGCTATTGGCTTGTACTTTCCTCTTGGCTAACCAGATTCCTAATCATCTTTCCCCCAATGCTTATGGG cctcaagctCAATTTCTGTGCTTCCAAAA ATGATCATTTTATGTGTGAAACTTCTCCTATCCTGCAGATATCCTGCCCAGATACACATGTCCTAGAATTGATGTCTTTTATCTTTGCTGTGGTGACACTTGTGGTCACATTGGTGTTAGTGATTCTCTCCTACACTTGCATCATGAACACCATTATGCAATTCCCTTCGGCATAGCAAAGGACCAAAGCTTTTTCCACTTGTACTTCCCATATGATTGTTGTCTCCATGACTTATGGGAGCTGCATCTTTGTGTATATTAAGCCATCTGCCAAAGAAAGGGTGACTATATCCAAAGGCATAGCTTTGCTGTATAGCTCACTTGCCCCTTTACTAAACCCCTTCATTTATACCCTAAGGAACCAGCAGGTGAAAGAAATCTTCTGGGATATGTTACAAAAGATGTGTTTCTCAAAAGCAATTGTAATGAATTTACAAATCACAGCCttgctataa
- the LOC116593571 gene encoding LOW QUALITY PROTEIN: olfactory receptor 6C6-like (The sequence of the model RefSeq protein was modified relative to this genomic sequence to represent the inferred CDS: deleted 1 base in 1 codon), with amino-acid sequence MEYILLGLTDDPQLQIVIFIFLFINYVLSMMGNLTIILLTLLDPRLKTPMYFFLRNFSFMEASLTTVCIPRYLISIVTKNKIITYNGCASQFFFFLLLEITEFYLLAAMSFDRYVAICKPLHYPIIMNNKVCYQLLFSSWTVGFLLSFVPLAVGLTLDFCPSRGIDHFMCDISPILQLSCTDAHFLELLAFVLAIVTLMVTLLLVILSYTYIIKTILKIPSAQKRTKAFSTCSSHMIVVSLTYGSCIFNYIKPTAKERVTLSKG; translated from the exons ATGGAGTACATTCTCCTAGGATTGACCGATGACCCACAACTGCAAATTGTgattttcatatttctctttataaacTACGTATTGAGTATGATGGGGAACTTAACCATCATTCTTCTTACGTTGCTAGATCCCCGCCTCAAGactcccatgtat tttttcctccgaAATTTCTCATTCATGGAAGCTTCCTTGACAACAGTCTGTATTCCTAGATACCTGATAAGCATCgtgactaaaaacaaaataattacctACAATGGTTGTGCATCTcagttcttctttttcctcttattagaaattacagaattttacTTACTGGCTGCCATGTCTTTTGACCGGTATGTAGCAATCTGCAAACCCCTCCATTACCCCATCATTATGAACAACAAAGTGTGTTACCAACTTCTATTCAGTTCATGGACAGTTGGCTTTCTGCTTTCATTTGTACCACTGGCTGTGGGACTAACACTGGATTTCTGTCCTTCCAGAGGAATTGATCATTTCATGTGTGATATTTCCCCTATACTGCAGCTTTCCTGCACTGACGCTCATTTCTTGGAATTGCTTGCATTTGTCTTAGCTATTGTAACACTCATGGTCACTTTGCTTTTAGTGATTCTTTCTTACACATATATTATCAAGACCATTCTAAAAATCCCCTCTgctcagaaaagaacaaaggcttTTTCTACTTGTTCTTCTCATATGATTGTAGTCTCCCTTACTTATGGTAGCTGTATCTTTAATTACATAAAACCAACTGCAAAGGAAAGGGTGACTTTATCCAAAGGTTAA